The sequence below is a genomic window from Brettanomyces bruxellensis chromosome 9, complete sequence.
TGATTTTTCACTCAACATTCATACCAGGTAGATATAACCGTTAAATTCGAGCATCTGCATTTATGGGCCTTATTTATAGAAGGTCCTCCTGTAGAAAACTTATGATTTCTCTATTAATTTTGACATTTTACAATGACGTTTTATCTGAAAAGGCCAATACTGTCGAGAAAATTATCCATCCGTGTAGATCCGCTTAAAATAGtaagcaaaaaaaacaaaattctattgttgaaatattaCTTGGCGTATGCGGTTGGAAAGACGAAGCTAGAAAAAATAGGTATACtgcaaaagatgaaaaagataaaggaAAGGTGccgatgatgaaaaagataaagaaaacaatACCATCCAACTTTATCGAAGGGGATATTAGTATCGTCAAAGCGAAAAGCCCGAAACATGTAAACAAACATGCTGAATAACACCTTATACGAATATTATATTCACTCATGATCGGGATTAGATCAACCGTACGTGGACATGACATTTGAGCATCCCGAATATTGGTTCAACCTAGGATTcctaaaaaaagatttacaTATAAAAATGCAGGCGCTTGCaaaggaaatttttttttgtttttgcgGGAAAAAAGTATGAAGGGCTTTTTAAACTAAATAGAGACTTCGTTTGTGGTCGATTGACGCTTTTCTTATACGATTTCAAAGCCCGAACCGGTACCACATTTTCTGTCAGCTTTGCTTTAGAATCGAGCAAATTTCAAAACTGATGAGTGGGCAGTTGGTTTAGGCGTTCCGGCAAATACAGCATGCAATAAACTGTTAAGCATTGCCAATATTTCACTATTATTAATAAGGTGGGGCTATGCTTTTAGAATACAGCAAGTATTTAGTACCTCGAAAATTTGCCGACCGAGAAAGCAAGTACTTGTTCTTTTAGGTCTGAATTATAATTCACCTGCAGCACATATTTTGCTCATCGTATCTTAGTTCAATAGGctttatatataaatataccTTTAGGATTATTTTTAGTTGTGCTCGATGTTTCATAAAGGGAAGATTTTGGAATAtggatttggtaatcaaTCTATGAAATTTCATTCACTATGCTTTCATTACAGGAGCCGAAGTTGCTACGCATTTACTGGTCAATTAAGGAAGCAAGGTTGGGATCAACATCCTCTAATAAGTGGTCATTTGCGATGGTCAAGGATGTATATGACAATGTATGGAAGTAAGAACATGTTGCCGGACAGATATTCAATGCAACTGGCACGAAGACCAGAACATCAAATAGATATGCAGTCTTTAAGAAAGTCATCACCATTCATCCAAGTGCGCAGAAAAATATCAATTATAAGAGGTACCGGCGTAGTGATAGAAGGAATTAGCAACAGagtaaaaagaatatgGCGTGTGATGAAGAATACGAAGAGGCCATTCAACACAGATGACATCAGTGCATTTGTTTCATGGCTTTTGGCTGGAAATGTTGTACTACTCATTATAGGAACGAccacatttttttcacttttgcTCTATACTCTGAATACAGTGCTTGCTCAGGAGCTGGTGGCCGAATGGATAGGAAATatgataacaaaaaattcaaagctCACTGTAACTTTTGAGAGTGCCATAGTTCCGGATTGGAAAGACGGGAAAATTCAGTTTAAGAATTGCACGGTGAGTCGGAGACCTAAGAATGCCGGTacattcaagaaaatagCAGTAAATGGAGAAGGtgcaaatgatgaaaaccACAAAGTAAGGCACAAGTTTCTGGAAATGGGAAAGAATTTGCCGTGGAATAAAAATGGATCCGAAAAGATGGAAGATAAGACCGCCGAGTACGATGATGGAAATTATACGCAATTTGATTTCACAATAGACGAAGTAAATGTATCACTAAGCTTTAAGAAATGGCTGAATGGCAGAGGCATTATAAAAGAAGCATCTGGAAAGGGAGTTCGAGGTGTAGTTGATAGAACACATGTTTTCTGGAAGAAAGGCGATTCAGCCACCAAATATAAGAATGTTGCACAACCTGGTGATTGGGAAATTGAGAACTTTCAGGTAGAGGATGTGTTATTTAAACTGATGAACCCAGATGGTTTTAGATCATTTTCAGTGTCTATTTACAAATGCGAGGTTCCACTGTTACGAAAGAACTGGCTCATGtttgatattttgaatGCAAAGCACATGAGCGGAAGTTATGATGGATCTCTATTCACCATGAACCGCCTGCAGAGATTTGACAGCTTTAacgaggaaaaaagaattgaCCGCGAAGTGAGGAAGACACACTTAAGGGAGGAGAAATACCAGGATTTAAGCTTAGTGGATGATCATAGTTTTAGTAGAATGACCAGATTTCGGATTGATAACTTGAAGCTTGATCATTTGAATCGGGGAATGTCTGGACCATTCGGATGGATCAATAAAGGTACAGTCGACATGATTGCCGATGTTATTGTTCCTGAAAAGAACATCTCGATGAATGATATATCCATCGATGAGATAGTGAAATATTATAGTAAAAACCTTCGTGGGAAGGCTAAGAAAGCAGATGACAAGCTCGCTATGAATAATATGTTCATTTTAGACTTCTACCTAAGATTGAACAATCCACGAGCTTCGGTCCCATTGTTTTCAAACGATCTTTCATATGTAAACAGTGCTCTGATACAGCCGATTGTGGCATACATCAACTCAAACAAGACATATATTCCTATCAGGTGTCGTATTTACAAAGACGTCGAAGATTTTGATGGATCTTGGACATTATACGATTCGCTTTTGATGGATGATTTATCTATTGGAGTTTACAAAAGCTTTGCGGATTATGTATCAGACGAACAAAAGAGAACGGATCGGGTCAAGAAAATCAGCATCTGGTCTTTACAATTTTTGTTGCAGCTGATACTTTTGAGTTTGAGCACTCTAAACAGCTGAAAATCGTGGACGCTTTCTTAAATTTAATTCATATTTTGTAAAAGCTCACAAATCTTGATGATTTGCATctgatatatatttttacGGGATTAGAACAAACTTTGATATTCATGTGTATACagccaaaaaaagtagCCAAATAACCACAAATTATGTCCTACCGGTTGCATGCGTTGACTTATAGGAAAAAATGCCTTAAATAGTAGCCACACTAGTATTTTGAGTGTTTTACTTATTTGATAGAGTGCAGACACGTAGATAAATTTCGATGCGGTATACTTGTCATTTTAATGTCCATTTTTATGCATGTTTATCCAAATTAGTTATGCCtctaatttttctttgttaaATAATTAATCACATTGTCCCAGAGATCCGTAAGTAGTCTTCATAATTCACGATATCCTGATTGAGCTCATGGTGTAAATATTacgaggaaaaaatattttatttttctccaaaattaatattattatatcCCGATATGCTTCAATCCTCAAGAGGCTATCATTTTAAATGGCGAATATACAACCATGTTAATTTTCAACTAAGACATTAAAGTCTTCTTATAATTATCCTGCCGTAAATCTTAAAATAAGAGCTTAAATTTAAGGCATCCTGCAACCACGATGCCACACTTATCTCCGAAAATGAACTGGATTTAAAGCCTCGAAGATCTGCTTAtaagtaaagaaaagaacaatcGGACAAAGTATGGgtttaaaagaaatagaCAAAGACTGtcaaattttattatttgctGTCAATTGACTAATTGCATTGTTTTATTGCAAATGTTGATTTTAAGAAAAATTCATGagagatgaggaagaagtcAAAAAGAGCGAGCATTTTAAAATAACGAACGACACGAACACGTTCAGATATTTATCTCCTGAACGAGAACATTTGCCGAGATATTCCTTTATTTGCTAAAGACGATCTAACAAATTTCATAGTAATGTTATCTAAGGGGAATGTACTTGACCACTTTATCAAAGGGTCTAGGGTTTGCTTCAATATTATATCTCCTGcgatcttcattttctgtaTTATATAAATTATAAATTTGTTTAGTAGCTGGATTTCGGCTCAATTGTAATCAGTTTGAACAATTTAACTACCTTGAAATTAAAGAAGCTagggaaagaagaaaaaaagaaaaaaaaaaaaaaacgtgGCGGAtagaagcaaagaaaatggaagaaataGATTACAGGACCCGTCACCATGGAAACcattaatgaaaatataatagAAAAGACCAAGTGCAGGAAAGCAGCTTGAAGCTGATTCATTTATTTAGGtgaagttgaaaatgttAATTTTTGGGGCTAGGTGCACAATAAACAAATTAAGCCTTATTCTGTGCATCTCATGGAAGCAATTCATGAAGATCGGTTGGTTCATTAAGCGATAACAATAAACGTTTCCGGCAACAGAAGGAACAGAAAAGTTTGTAGCTAAAAATGTTGTAGTAATTGCATGGCAAAAATGTATTGATACCTGATTGTTAGTGAATGcaaagataaaaagaaatgtaTGAGGGAAGCTGGCAAATGCAGTAGGGAATCGTTAGTGTCGAGGgcaaaaggaaaagaggaaagaaaaggtaAAGTAAGCATGGggaggaaaacaaaattctAAATATTACTTCAGATGAGTCCAATGTGAAATCGGTATGATGTGGGGAACGGCAAAAAGTATAATAGACGCTATTGCAGTAGGAAGTATGGATAATGTATTGTAATTCGGCAGAACAGACGTAGACCGGCGGTATTTGGAGTAGAACAATTTAGTAGAATAATTAAATGAGGTATTTACGAAGAGGGTAAAAAGGTAAAGGAGATTGAGCGCAGAACCTGCAATAAGTGATAATGACGTATTTATTTTAGCTTTAATGAGCATTATTAAGGTAAAAAGtatgaatcaaaaaaaaaaatctctacaagaaaaggagaaatatGGTGAACAATGcagataataaaatttctaacaattatcaaaataaagcaaatgataaaaaattaactaaaaaaatttcagaaagtataaaat
It includes:
- a CDS encoding uncharacterized protein (BUSCO:EOG092615Y4), with amino-acid sequence MYMTMYGSKNMLPDRYSMQLARRPEHQIDMQSLRKSSPFIQVRRKISIIRGTGVVIEGISNRVKRIWRVMKNTKRPFNTDDISAFVSWLLAGNVVLLIIGTTTFFSLLLYTLNTVLAQELVAEWIGNMITKNSKLTVTFESAIVPDWKDGKIQFKNCTVSRRPKNAGTFKKIAVNGEGANDENHKVRHKFLEMGKNLPWNKNGSEKMEDKTAEYDDGNYTQFDFTIDEVNVSLSFKKWLNGRGIIKEASGKGVRGVVDRTHVFWKKGDSATKYKNVAQPGDWEIENFQVEDVLFKLMNPDGFRSFSVSIYKCEVPLLRKNWLMFDILNAKHMSGSYDGSLFTMNRLQRFDSFNEEKRIDREVRKTHLREEKYQDLSLVDDHSFSRMTRFRIDNLKLDHLNRGMSGPFGWINKGTVDMIADVIVPEKNISMNDISIDEIVKYYSKNLRGKAKKADDKLAMNNMFILDFYLRLNNPRASVPLFSNDLSYVNSALIQPIVAYINSNKTYIPIRCRIYKDVEDFDGSWTLYDSLLMDDLSIGVYKSFADYVSDEQKRTDRVKKISIWSLQFLLQLILLSLSTLNS